Below is a window of Tolypothrix bouteillei VB521301 DNA.
CTTGCAGTTAATAGCCATTCCCATTTATATGATTTACCTCAACTGGCAACTTACGCTCACTACAGTGATTGTTGCACCGTTGATGGGTCTTTTGATTGGATGGTTTGGCGAACGGTTGCGATTGTTCTCCCTCAAAAGCCAAAATCGTGTTTCAGATTTATCATCTATACTGACTGAAGTTTTTAGCGGTATCCGTATAGTACAAGCTTTTGCAGCCGAAGATTATGAGATTGCTCGATTTAGCCGTGAAGCCGAACGTGCTTTAAAAGCAAAATATTCCACCGAACGGCTTAAAGCCATTCAAATTCCCATTGTTGGTTTTCTACAAGCAGTGAGTTTTTTGCTGCTTTTATTGTTTGCCGCATGGCAGATCGATAGCGGTAATTTGACTGTAGCAGAGTTTTTTAGTTTCCTAGCAGCAGCTGCATCCTTAATCGATCCCATAAGTCACACAACTAACAATTACAACGAATTTAAACAAGGCGAAGCGTCAGTTGACCGTGTTTTCGAGTTATTAGCTATTCAACCAACAGTTGTAGAAAAACCAGATGCTATCATACTTCCAACTGTTACCGCAAAGGTAGAGTATCGTCACGTCTCCTTTGCCTATAAATCCGGCGAACCCGTATTAAAAGATATTAGTTTACTAGCAATGCCAGGAGAAGCAATTGCTTTAGTTGGTGCTTCTGGTGCAGGTAAAACGACTTTTGTCAACCTCTTACCTCGCTTTTACGATCCGAATGCAGGTCAAATCTTGATTGACGGTGTGGATATTCGGGATGTGACACTGCACAGTTTGCGGCGACAAATTGGTATTGTTCCTCAAGAAACTATCATGTTTTCTGGAACCATTGCTCAAAATATCGCTTTTGGGCGAGATTCGTTTGATATGGCAGATGTTGAGAACGCAGCTAAAATTGCCAACGCTCATAAATTCATCTCTCAATTACCAGATGGTTACTATACCTGGGTTGGGGAAAGAGGCGTCAATTTATCAGGCGGACAAAGGCAAAGAATTGCGATCGCCCGTGCTGTTCTCCTCAATCCCAGAATACTCATCTTGGACGAAGCGACGTCTGCTTTAGATTCTGAATCAGAAGCTTTGGTGCAAGAAGCATTAGAAAGGCTTATGGAGGGGCGCACTGTGTTTATTATCGCTCATCGTTTAAGCACGGTACGACGGTGCGACCGCATTTTAGTTCTTGAAAAGGGACAAATTGTAGAATCAGGAACTCACGAGGAATTGTTGGCGTTTGAAAACCGTTATGCACGGTTCTATTCCCAGCAAT
It encodes the following:
- a CDS encoding ABC transporter ATP-binding protein, which encodes MKTRSHYWHLLPYIRPQWQTILKGFVGIIGYVLATLALISLVKELSNAFGKGNAIAIAEILGILGGVFLVRGFFQSVQDIYMAKAALRVAFHVRKQVYTHLQKLNFSYFETAKAGDLSYRLTEDIDRVGEVVHKLFHDFIPCSLQLIAIPIYMIYLNWQLTLTTVIVAPLMGLLIGWFGERLRLFSLKSQNRVSDLSSILTEVFSGIRIVQAFAAEDYEIARFSREAERALKAKYSTERLKAIQIPIVGFLQAVSFLLLLLFAAWQIDSGNLTVAEFFSFLAAAASLIDPISHTTNNYNEFKQGEASVDRVFELLAIQPTVVEKPDAIILPTVTAKVEYRHVSFAYKSGEPVLKDISLLAMPGEAIALVGASGAGKTTFVNLLPRFYDPNAGQILIDGVDIRDVTLHSLRRQIGIVPQETIMFSGTIAQNIAFGRDSFDMADVENAAKIANAHKFISQLPDGYYTWVGERGVNLSGGQRQRIAIARAVLLNPRILILDEATSALDSESEALVQEALERLMEGRTVFIIAHRLSTVRRCDRILVLEKGQIVESGTHEELLAFENRYARFYSQQFSMK